One genomic region from Rubinisphaera margarita encodes:
- a CDS encoding ABC transporter ATP-binding protein encodes MIETIKLTKKYGDLIAVNEISLKLTEGDVFGFIGPNGSGKTTTMRMIATLLQPDYGEAYVCGRSIYTHAEEIRRLVGFMPDFFGVYDDMTVLEYLEFFAATYRINGPNRRKICEEKLDLVDMAFKRDAMVSQLSRGQTQRIGLARVMLHDPQVLLLDEPASGLDPRARIEIRNLLRRLGAMNKTVIVSSHILPELADVCTRVGMIEKGELIVDGHVSEVMQKARQAIVLHIRVTENLDAAAALMEQCDEVDHVSIEKETILARLKPGTMDYSNLPMALFEAGHRLTLFREEEVNLETAFMELTKGKQQ; translated from the coding sequence GTGATCGAAACCATTAAACTGACGAAGAAATACGGCGACCTCATCGCTGTCAACGAGATCAGCCTGAAGCTGACCGAAGGCGATGTCTTCGGCTTCATCGGTCCCAACGGATCCGGCAAGACGACAACGATGCGGATGATCGCGACGCTGCTCCAGCCGGACTACGGCGAAGCGTATGTCTGCGGACGCTCAATCTATACGCACGCCGAAGAGATCCGCCGCCTTGTCGGCTTCATGCCTGACTTTTTCGGCGTCTACGACGACATGACCGTGCTCGAGTACCTTGAGTTCTTCGCCGCGACGTACCGCATCAACGGTCCGAATCGCCGCAAGATCTGCGAAGAGAAACTCGATCTGGTCGATATGGCCTTCAAACGCGACGCCATGGTCAGTCAGCTTTCACGCGGGCAGACCCAGCGAATTGGGCTCGCTCGCGTCATGCTGCACGATCCGCAGGTGCTGCTGCTCGACGAACCAGCCAGTGGTCTGGATCCACGAGCCCGTATCGAAATCCGCAATCTGCTTCGCAGACTCGGAGCGATGAATAAGACGGTGATCGTGTCGAGTCACATTCTGCCCGAACTGGCCGATGTGTGTACCCGCGTGGGCATGATTGAAAAGGGAGAGCTGATCGTCGACGGGCACGTGAGCGAAGTGATGCAGAAGGCGCGACAGGCCATCGTGCTGCATATCCGGGTCACAGAGAACCTCGATGCGGCCGCCGCCCTCATGGAGCAGTGCGATGAAGTCGATCACGTCAGTATCGAGAAAGAGACCATTCTGGCTCGACTCAAGCCCGGAACCATGGATTACTCAAACCTGCCAATGGCGCTGTTTGAAGCCGGGCATCGCCTCACCCTGTTCCGTGAAGAAGAGGTCAACCTCGAAACCGCCTTCATGGAACTGACCAAGGGCAAGCAGCAGTAA